One Mobula birostris isolate sMobBir1 chromosome 4, sMobBir1.hap1, whole genome shotgun sequence DNA window includes the following coding sequences:
- the LOC140197096 gene encoding apolipoprotein L6-like → MPSQRMRCRSSGQWWTSFDQTLHELIIQPDTELFSHLNDIWITDWKPLLQRFINTNCVQIGVGAFFLVFAELVSKTGNTWTNFQVLFLRWIKRSTEYTAELRMIANSIEQYHRSATIVNVAASSAGLAGGILSIAGLIAAAFPMDRSFILVGMGMTLGVVGGATKVIAYVTDNVTQKSKQKRVNEIVEQYVEETKHLTNELVLINRAIHFMIDDTEKDLVKYAFINASQSVACSVSCTSAVTLTVTRNTMGTFIALSGILSALTVMWDLCSIVKGAREFYRGRRTEIARTIREIAQHMEDEIQYIENEISKCETNFNDLTTFLNEHGSHKSQINITDLLKNLFQNQNENQNQV, encoded by the exons ATGCCCAGTCAGAGGATGAGATGCCGAAGCTCAGGGCAATGGTGGACTTCGTTCGATCAGA CATTACACGAACTGATTATTCAACCAGACACTGAGTTGTTCAGTCACCTGAATGACATATGGATCACAG ACTGGAAGCCTCTGTTGCAGAGATTCATCAATACCAATTGCGTACAAATTGGTGTTGGAGCTTTCTTTCTTGTTTTTGCAGAACTGGTTTCAAAAACAG GTAATACCTGGACCAACTTCCAAGTCCTGTTCCTTCGATGGATAAAACGGTCGACAGAGTATACCGCAGAGCTACGAATGATAGCCAACTCCATAGAGCAGTATCACAGAAGCGCCACCATTGTGAACGTTGCAGCCTCTTCTGCAGGGCTTGCAGGAGGAATTCTAAGTATCGCAGGATTAATCGCTGCTGCTTTTCCAATGGACAGATCGTTCATTCTCGTCGGGATGGGAATGACTTTGGGTGTGGTTGGAGGTGCCACTAAAGTTATAGCTTACGTTACCGATAATGTCACACAAAAGAGCAAACAGAAACGGGTTAATGAGATTGTAGAACAATATGTAGAAGAGACCAAACACCTGACGAATGAATTAGTTCTGATCAACAGAGCGATTCACTTTATGATTGATGATACAGAGAAAGACCTAGTTAAATATGCATTTATTAATGCGTCTCAAAGTGTGGCATGCAGTGTAAGCTGTACCTCTGCAGTAACTCTAACAGTGACCAGAAATACCATGGGCACTTTCATTGCTCTTTCCGGAATTCTGTCGGCACTCACTGTCATGTGGGATCTCTGTTCCATAGTGAAAGGAGCGAGGGAATTTTACAGAGGAAGGAGGACTGAAATTGCTCGGACGATCCGAGAAATAGCTCAGCATATGGAAGACGAAATTCAGTATATAGAGAATGAGATATCAAAGTGTGAAACTAATTTTAACGATCTGACGACATTTCTTAACGAGCATGGATCACACAAAAGTCAAATTAATATCACTGATCTTCTGAAAAACCTATTCcaaaatcagaatgagaatcagaatcaggtttaa